Proteins found in one Verrucomicrobiota bacterium genomic segment:
- a CDS encoding aminoglycoside phosphotransferase family protein has translation MAISLSKDSADIKKELAEVLNGPADSIELTPMRTSQTKESYKIIFNDEPLFVKRYFQGPNRTTDRLDQEWAYLTFLKENGISNVPSPISYCPEKGIGVYSYIEGKAPKPSDFQASLLDEALSFHLAVNVHRQDISTEGLTNSLDAAFSINDHMERVELRISRLQFIIGNSQIEKKCKNLVESTLEPLWADIRDHLQVAALLLGTPSNISLSPIDYCLSPADFGFHNCMIDCSGKLFFVDFEYAGWDDPARMIGDFFHHPSYPLPYRYHKRFMERALSIYRNPDWHIERCAILEPVHMIKWCCILLNPFLPIEATGQNLHIAKENQGQLKADHLLKAEQLLEHTREKLSELT, from the coding sequence ATGGCCATATCGTTAAGTAAAGATTCTGCCGATATTAAAAAAGAGTTAGCTGAAGTATTAAATGGCCCTGCGGACAGCATCGAGCTAACACCTATGCGGACCAGTCAAACCAAAGAATCTTACAAGATCATTTTCAATGATGAACCTCTTTTCGTTAAGCGTTATTTCCAAGGACCGAATCGCACCACAGATCGCCTGGATCAGGAATGGGCCTATCTAACTTTCCTTAAGGAAAACGGAATTTCTAATGTGCCCAGTCCCATTTCCTATTGCCCGGAAAAGGGTATCGGGGTCTATAGTTACATAGAGGGCAAAGCACCGAAACCGAGCGATTTTCAAGCGTCTCTTCTGGATGAGGCTCTAAGTTTCCATCTAGCGGTAAATGTCCACAGACAGGATATAAGCACGGAGGGGCTCACCAACTCACTAGATGCAGCTTTTTCTATTAACGACCACATGGAGCGAGTAGAGCTGCGCATCAGCCGCTTACAATTTATCATAGGCAACTCACAGATAGAGAAGAAATGCAAGAACTTGGTTGAAAGCACCTTAGAACCATTGTGGGCAGATATCCGCGATCACCTGCAAGTAGCAGCCTTATTACTTGGAACCCCCTCAAACATATCTCTTTCCCCTATTGACTACTGCTTATCTCCTGCGGACTTTGGTTTCCATAACTGCATGATTGACTGCTCAGGAAAGCTGTTTTTTGTTGATTTTGAATATGCTGGGTGGGATGACCCTGCACGTATGATTGGCGACTTCTTTCATCATCCTTCCTACCCTCTCCCATACCGCTACCACAAGCGGTTCATGGAGCGAGCGCTAAGCATATATAGAAACCCTGATTGGCACATTGAAAGATGTGCAATTCTGGAGCCAGTCCACATGATCAAGTGGTGTTGCATCTTGCTAAACCCATTTCTCCCTATAGAAGCGACCGGGCAAAACTTACATATCGCAAAAGAAAATCAAGGACAACTCAAAGCAGATCATTTGCTCAAAGCCGAGCAATTGCTCGAACATACCCGAGAAAAATTATCAGAACTCACCTGA
- a CDS encoding WbuC family cupin fold metalloprotein, translating into MKLAFDNISGGIFALNSEMMARGIEGSRQSKRKRVILPIHRTQDALVQRMLNFMQPETYIRPHMHAREEATETVVLLKGALRFIVFSGEGEIEQKIELSANEVNGVIDIEPNIWHSFLVLEKDTVILEMKRGPYDTALDKTFAAWSPEEFTKESICYMQSW; encoded by the coding sequence ATGAAGTTAGCTTTCGATAATATATCAGGTGGCATCTTTGCCTTGAATTCTGAGATGATGGCAAGGGGTATAGAGGGATCTCGACAGAGCAAGAGAAAGCGGGTGATTTTGCCAATCCACCGGACTCAGGACGCGCTTGTTCAAAGAATGCTTAATTTTATGCAGCCAGAGACTTATATTCGTCCCCATATGCATGCGAGAGAGGAAGCAACGGAAACAGTGGTGTTGTTGAAGGGAGCTTTGAGATTCATAGTCTTTTCTGGGGAAGGTGAGATCGAGCAGAAAATAGAGTTGTCTGCAAATGAAGTGAATGGCGTGATCGATATTGAGCCGAATATTTGGCATTCGTTTCTTGTTCTAGAAAAGGACACCGTGATTTTAGAAATGAAAAGAGGACCGTATGATACAGCGTTAGACAAGACTTTTGCTGCCTGGTCACCCGAAGAGTTTACCAAAGAGTCTATTTGTTATATGCAGAGTTGGTGA
- a CDS encoding FHA domain-containing protein: MSEMYHIGECLQGLASNRESGKLVLVKGLLVGNIFLDEGRIIHAETNQEQMGLPALWAFLRNEEMNCTWDPGVQPKDNFTSLNIEVEQMLVGFFLDQQDDVLKEEGAQELLIESCETTGIQKVVDFKNCAISLAVKSGSKNGETFYIQHSRTRVGRASSCEIIIPDVTISVHHCVFTMDKHLLKVTDLGSTNGIEVNGERGLEFGIHSGDEIKLGSVLCEIQFKVKRSARITQTVSKVYTESDDDKKKYSETAPLRGAALSWKDLPQKQRSVSVFKKLF; the protein is encoded by the coding sequence ATGTCAGAGATGTACCATATAGGGGAATGCCTGCAAGGATTAGCGTCCAACAGGGAGAGTGGGAAATTAGTCCTAGTAAAGGGGCTTCTTGTCGGAAACATTTTTTTAGATGAAGGGCGGATCATTCATGCTGAAACAAATCAGGAGCAAATGGGATTGCCTGCCCTATGGGCATTTCTAAGAAATGAAGAAATGAATTGCACTTGGGATCCTGGAGTTCAGCCAAAGGATAACTTCACCTCGTTAAATATTGAGGTAGAGCAGATGCTAGTTGGATTTTTTCTAGACCAGCAGGATGATGTTTTAAAAGAAGAAGGCGCGCAAGAGCTTTTGATAGAGTCATGTGAAACGACCGGTATTCAAAAGGTGGTCGATTTCAAAAACTGCGCCATTAGCTTGGCCGTGAAAAGTGGGTCAAAGAATGGAGAAACCTTTTATATTCAGCATTCTCGCACACGAGTAGGACGAGCCTCGAGCTGTGAAATAATCATCCCCGATGTCACAATCTCTGTGCATCATTGTGTCTTTACCATGGATAAGCATCTACTAAAGGTCACCGATCTTGGGTCTACCAATGGCATCGAAGTAAATGGTGAGCGTGGACTTGAGTTTGGTATTCATTCGGGGGATGAAATTAAATTAGGCTCCGTGCTCTGTGAGATTCAGTTTAAGGTGAAGCGCTCAGCCAGGATTACGCAAACAGTCTCAAAAGTTTATACTGAAAGTGATGATGATAAGAAGAAATATAGTGAGACAGCACCTTTGAGGGGAGCGGCACTTTCTTGGAAAGATCTACCTCAAAAGCAGAGATCTGTATCGGTATTTAAAAAATTATTCTAA